The window TTCTCCTGAACCGGTTTTTGGTCTTGCAGTAAACGGCCTTGTTAAAAAAGAAAACATTCGAAAGAACTCAACTGCAAAAGAGGGTGATGTGCTCATCCTGACAAAACCCCTTGGTACAGGAATTCTTGCAGCGGCTCACAAACGTGGTCTGATTGAGACTGCCGACCTCGAACGACTTATACAAGTGATGACACGACTCAATGTTGAGGGTGAGAAGTTGGGTGAAATTCCTGGAGTTCATGCCATGACGGATGTAACCGGCTTTGGTTTGTTGGGACATCTCATTGAAATGTGTGAGGGGAGTGGATTATCCGCAAATTTAGTTTTGAATAAGATCCCTTTAATTGAAGGAGTAGAAACCTATACAAAGCAATTCATCGTTCCGGATAACACTTATCGGAATTGGAACAGTTATGAGAAAAAAGTAAATGGTATCAACGGACCCGAATTCATGATTCTTTGCGACCCTCAAACAAGTGGCGGACTATTGATTTCTGCTCATCCTGATTCTGTGAATGAAATCACCGAGGCATTAAACCAATTTTCATTCACTGAAAACTGTACGGTGATCGGATCCATGATTCCGCAATCGGATTCAATGGTATATATTCACCAGAATTGAAATTCCTGTTTAGTGAATAATCTGAATACGGCTGTGCTGCACGCCTTCCGATGAAGTACATTCCAGGATGTACATTCCGGATGGTACTGCATTCACATCAATTTTGGTGCTGTTGCCATTTCCAAGGAAATCATCATTCGTACTGTAACAGATTTTACCATTCAGATCAAACAGCTTCAGAGTTGGGTGATGCAAATTTTGCATTGCTTCAAGCAGGATGAATGACTCCGCGGGATTGGGATAATTGCGAATCATTTCACCGGATTTTGCCTGAAGGGAAATGCCTGTACCATCATCGATGACAATTGTGTAATCCTCTGTTTCCCCGGAAAGGAAATTTGTACATGCATCGATAGCGCCATTGGTTGCACCTGACAAACGTGTACGGATTCTCATTTTTGTTGTACCCAAGGATGCAGTTGGAGGGACAATGAACAAAATACTGGATGGAACATTAATAGTTGTAGAAGCGCTGATCTGTGACCATTCCGATGCGTCGAAAGAACCATTTCTGTCATAATCTATCCAAAGTGAAATATTCGCGTTGAAAGTGGTGGTGACACTGATTTCGTAAGTAGCATTACGTATCAAAGTGGCGGTGGTAAATCCTGATGGTGGATAATCGGAATAATTCGGAGCCGTCAAATTTCCACAACCGGTTCCTACATTCGCAAGTGTAGTACCAAAGATTCTCACACTGTCGATGGAACCATAACCCATACAATCGCCTCCGAGATTTTGGGTGCAGTAACAAAGTGTTGGCGAGCTGAAATCAACAAATACAGGAGTGGAATAGGCGGTGAGTCCGCTACAGGTAACGGCACAGCGATACCAATTAGCAATCACTTGTGTAGACGAATAACTCAGGACGGTTGCTCCGGTGAGATCTGTCCATGTAATAGAGTCAGGAGAAGATTGCCACTGGTAAGTCTGACCAGGTCCACTGCTGTTTCCGGAAAGTGATACAATGAATGGATTGTTCGGGCAAACAGTACTAAAGGAGGAAAGAGCAACTCCCGGCACCGGTGGAGCGGTACAAGGAGCAGGAGCTTCCCATTTGTAATGGAGGCCAACAGGAGGGACAGATGATGGATTCAATGTGCATGTAGCGGTATTCGTTGCTCCATTGATAGAATTGACCCAACCTCCGGTTCCTGTACCCCGAAGATTAAAATCGCTGCTGTCATTTCCAATCATTCCAACAGTAACGAAACTGGCATTCAGATTGCATGTCATTTCACCATAACTGTATTCAATTTGGTTGCTACCTTCATAGAGCAATATTTGAAAATTAAAGTTGTCTCCGATATTTCCATGCTTTCTGAAATTTTTCCATTGAATCACCAATGTTTGATTTGGACTGGTGCCAATTGTCGAATAAAGGATTGATGAACCACCTTGCGCCTGGAGATTTCTTGCGAATCCTGCAAGGAAATTTCCGCCGGTAGAAGAATTCAATGGAAAGTAATCCGATGCTGAATTCATATTCACACCACCGGTTCCGAGGGCGATCCAACCATTCACATTCACTCCGAAAACATCGTAATTGAAACCATTGTATAGAAAATTAAAACCAATCGGCAAACCGGGACCACTTTGTGTTGATCCTCCGAGCGGAAACACAGGATCAATAAAATATTCATCTTCTGAAGTAGTATCACCAAGAAATGTTCCGGTGGCAATTTCATCATAATTGCTGATATCCGATTGAAAGATGTATGTACTTACCTGTGCTGAGGAGGTGTAAATTAGTCCAAAACTGAGAATGAAAATGATTTGAATGGATCGGAGTAACATAATTTTTTCTGCATTGAGATTGGAGAACAATTTAGGCTATTTTTTTATTTTCATGTACTTGGATAATTATCAGAAAGCCTTGTACTGGCATAATCTGAATTGTTAAATTAATTATATTAGCATTTCAGGTAAGATTCTTTCTTTCCGCCTGTTTCCTGCAGTCCACAATTCGAATCATTTAAACACACAAGTGAATGAAAACATTCCTACGTATTTGTATTGGCATGCTGTTGTTTGTTCCCAATTTCATGTATGCACAGTGCACCACTACTAATGCTAAAACATGCAGTTGCAAAGATGGTACGACCAATTGCGACCTTTTGCCTGATATTACTATCGCCAGGCCTCCACTTTTAGTCAGTGGATCGAGTGGGGTAATTGAATATTCTCAAACAGGGAATGGCGCGAATAACGGAAGGTTACGTATTTCAGTGAGCACTCCGAATATTGGCTATGGACCTCTTGAAATCCGTGCTCAGGCAATTTATGTATGTGGAACAGACACATTCTATGGTACCGCACCGGCCACTTGTACAGATGGCAGTGCACCAAAGCAATTGATCAAACAACGTGTTTATCACAAAACCGATTCTGTAATGTCGTATTATGACCGTGATGCAGGTACAATGACCTACCATCCGACACATGGACATATGCATGTTGACAATTGGGGAATTTTCACTTTACGTACTGCAACTGCAGATCCCAATCCATTGAATTGGCCTATTGTTGGTAATGGAGCAAAACTTGCATTTTGTTTGATGGATTATGGTACCTGTTCAACCTATAACGGACATTGTGTAGATTCAAGCGGCGCGACACTTACCAATACCAATTTCCCGAATTTCGGATTAGGTGGGGGAAGCTTCAGTTGTTCTCCAACCGCACAGGGAATTTCTTCCGGATACACAGATATTTATTATCAAAGCCTTGATGGTATGTGGATTGATATTCCACCGGGAGTTTGTAACGGACAATATTACATCGTCGCGCAGATTGACCCTTACAATTACTTTTTAGAATCAAAGGAGAACAATAATATTATGGTTGTTCCCTGGACTTTGACTCAGCAAACAGGTGCGCCTACCATCACAGCAAGTGGATCGACTTCCATTTGTCCGGGGCAAACGGTGACACTTACTTCTACCAGCGCAAATGCGTACTTATGGTCCAATGGTGCGACAACACAGAGTATTTCCGTGTCAACTCCGGGTTCTTATACAGTTACAGCCACCAATTCAAATTGCGTTTTCACCTCGACCGCGGTTAACGTTGTAGTAAATTCTCTGAATGTCACGGCAGGATCAACGCCAGCTGTGGTTTGTTCCGGGGCTCAGACGCAATTATCCTCTTCCGTTACAAATGTTCCGCAGCAAGGTCCTGTAGCATTTACAACAAATACAGCTGTCACCATTGTTGATTATAACAGTACTAACGGCGCTACTCCTGTTTATTCCCCTTTGGTAGTTTCCGGGATAACTCCTGCAACATTGTCTTCGGGCGCAATTGTAAGTGCAAAAATTAATCTCACTCACACCTATGATGGCGATATAGAAATTTGGTTAAAGGCGCCTTCAGGAGATTCAACATTACTGAGTAATCGACGCGGTGGAAGTGGTGACAATTTCACCAACACCATTTTTTCAATGTCATCTGCCACTTTGATTTCTACAGGAACGGCACCGTTTACCAACACTTACAAGCCGGATGGGAATTTGAATGCACTTACCGGAAATGTAAATGGAACCTGGAAATTGATTGTGATTGACAGAGCAGCAGTGGATGTTGGCCAGATTTTAAACTGGACACTTACTGTTCTAAATAACGAGACTTATTCATATTCCTGGAACGCTACGCCTTCAGGTTTTGTATCCACCATCCAGAATCCAGTAAACACTCCAGGCGCAACAACTACTTATACTGTTACGGCAACCAGTTCAGCTACCGGTTGCACAGGGACTGCAACTACAGTGGCAACGGTTACACCGGTTATTTTTATTGGTTCGTTGAATCCGGGTTCCGGAGCATCAGGAAACATCGTTACCATTTCGGGTAATGGTTTCTCAGGAGCAACTTCTGTTACATTCAATGGAGTCCCCGCGACATCATTTACAGTGAGTAATGCAAATCAAATTGTCGCTGTAGTACCTGTAGGCGCGACATCCGGACCTGTATGTGTTTCAGTTGGAGCCTGCAGTTCTTGTAGTGCCGTAAGTTTTAATGTAATTTCTTCCTTTGCGCTTAACCTGAAACTCTTTATCGAAGGTTATTACACCGGTGTGAGTTCGATGGTTCCTGTTGCAAGTCCCGTCACATATCCTTCGGTTTGCGATACCATTTTGGTTCAATTAATGGAAAACTTAGCAGGATTCCCGCAGGTGTTTTCAGGTGCGGCTATCCTTGGTACAAATGGAACATCGAGCATACAGATTCCAAGTTCACTCAGTGGTAAAAATTGCTATATCCGAATCCGGCATCGCAATGCTTTGGAAACATGGAGTGCTACACCCATTTCACTTACAGGCGGTACTCTGAGTTATGATTTCAGTACTGCGGGAAGCATGGCTTTTGGAAGCAATCAAAAACAATTAGGTGCCGGGGTGTATGCATTGTATAATGGAGATGTGAATCAGGATGGTTCTATTGGGTCCACAGATTTTACAATGATCGAAAACAAAGTTCAGCTTCTCCTGTCTGGCTATATTACAGAAGACCTGAATGGAGATTGGATGGTAGAGTCGACGGATTATTCATTCATAGAAAATGTAAGTCAGTTATTCCTTCTGGCTACGCATCCTTGATACTAAATAAAAAGTTTGAATTACCTGTGATAGATTCATTGCACAATGAATTTGCCACAGGTAATTTTTTTATTAGAATCAGTGATAGAATAAAAATATATCCCTGACGAAAATGTGTTTAAAGAGATTTCAGTAATTATTTCATCTAAATGAATTTTATTAGTCAATTGTCCGTTTGAATTGAAGATTGAAAATACCACATCCTTCTTGATTGAAATGTCATTGGAGTGGATTCTCAGACGATCAACTGCCGGGTTAGGGTAGACCGTGAATCCCGATTCAGTGGAATATTCAGGAAGTGAAGAAGTACTGTCAGGAGTGTATTCCCATAGATCTGTTTGAATATTCAATAAGCTATCATTTCCCATTCCTGCAAAAGCCCTGTTATTGATTACAAAGCAGGTTCCATTCGAAAATGGTAAACCCGGATAAGAAGCAACAGCAATCCACGAATTAAACACAGGATCGTACTTCCAAAGATCATTTTGATAGGATGTAGAAGTGCCGCATCCAACATAGCCTTTATCGAAAAGAGAAAATGAGATTGCATTGGATCTGTACTCTCCTTCAAAGTCGGCCAGCTGTGTCCAGGCATCGAGAAGTGGATTGTATTTCCAGAAATCTTTTTTCAAGTCCTGAGAAAAAGAAAATCCGGTACCAAAATACACCGTGTCCCGAATGGCGAAGCCGGCTGCCCAACGTCTGCCGAAAGTTGCAAGATCAGATACATTGCCAAGGTTCCGTTTGATGGTCCAACAGGTATCTGCGTATGGATTAAACTCCCAGGTTTGTTTTACATAACCGGAACTTCCATCATAACCACAAAGGATATATGCCCTGGACCTTGCGACAATTGCGACAGCATCTCGTCTGCCACTTGTAATGGCGCTCGTGTTGTAGAGTCCGAGTTCCTGTGCACTTTGCCATGTATTGCTTACAGGATTAAAACTCCAGAAATCTTTCAAAAAGTTTGTATCGTCATAGCCGGTTCCGACATATCCCAGTGTATCGATTGCAAAACCAACAGCGCCTTTTCTTGCCACACCGGCGAAATCCGCCACCTGGGACCATGCATTTATATCCGGATCAAATTTCCAGAAGTCTGTAAGCAAATTTCCCTGGCTGTCCTGTCCTGTCCCAACAAATGCCTGACCATTTATCACAAAACTCACTGCATTGATTCGTTCGATACCGGGAAAGTCGGCCCTACGAATCCAGGTATCAACACCTGTTGCACCTGAAAGTGCTGTTGACAGGAGAGTACACCCGAAGATGAATGATTTTGAAAAGAATGAAAATGTATGCAGGAGGGGTTTTTTCATAATTAATTTTGGTTGACCAATATGCCGTCTTTCATCACGAGTTTTCTATCCGCGAGTCGTGCCAACTCTTCATTGTGTGTGACGATGACAAATGTATTTTTAAATTGTTCTCTAAGCTCAAGAAACAAATGGTGTAATGATTTGGCTGAATTGGAATCAAGATTGCCGGATGGTTCGTCCGCAAACACCACACTTGGGTTGTTAATGAGCGCCCTTGCGACCGCAACACGCTGCTGTTCTCCACCGCTCAATTCGGATGGCCTGTGGCTCAATCTTTCACTTAGACTGAGTACATGCAGCAAATGACTTGCCTTGTTCATCGCTTCTTTTTTTGAAACTCCTTGAATCAAAGCAGGCATCATCACGTTTTCCAAAGCACTGAACTCAGGTAACAAATGATGTGATTGAAAAACAAATCCAATTTTTTGATTTCTGAATAGAGCAAGTTTGCGGGAGGAAAGGGTCGTGATCTCCACATTATCAATACTCACACTTCCTGAATCCGGTTTCTCCAGAGTGCCCAGAATGTGAAGCAAAGTGCTTTTTCCGGCTCCTGATGCACCAACAATGGAGATAATTTCACCGGTTTCGATGCTCAATTCAATTCCTTTCAAAACCCGAAGTGAATCAAAAGATTTCTGTATTGCGTTGGCTCTAATCATGCTTGTTTTGCTTCGACCACGAAAGTAATGAATCTTCAGTAACCGGAAATTCACCGTCAAAGAGGATGCTCCAACCGGCTATTCTCGCCAAGGTTTTAACTTAAAATTGAAATTTTCAGAATCACAATTTCATAACAGAATTGATCTGGGTTTATTGTTTTGAAGACCTGAAAAAGGTTTTAATTACAGGGTATTTCTTTACCACAGGAATCTAAGCATCTCTCTGAATTAACACAACGATCAATCAGCATTCAAATTTTGTCTGTAGGTTTGTGTCTCAATAAATTTGTCGATTAATTCACTTGACATTGTTGTTTATAAACATTTTATATACAGATAATTAGACTGAATCAATAAACTATAATACTACATGAAAATCACTCCTCCGGCCATTTCGGAATTATCCCAATATTATCAGAGTTACCTGAAATACCTGCCCGAGACTGACCTCTTGGAAGCCATTCAAAAACTGTCCATGGAATCGGAAAAATTTTATTCTGAAATCACAGAAATTCAGGCAGGATACAGTTATGCCGAAGGTAAGTGGCAGTTGAAAGAAGTCGTTGGGCATATCTGTGATACGGAAAGGATTCTGGTTTACAGGGCACTTCGTATTGCCAGGAACGATAAGACCCCAATCGAAGCTTTCGATGAAAATTTTTACACGGAAAATTCCTTCTATTCAAGTAGAAGTTTTTCAAGTATTTACGAAGAATGGAAGACCATTCGTGCAGCCAGCTTGTCCTTTTTTCAAAACCAACATCCTTCCGTTTTTGAAAATGTAGGAACTGCCAACAATACACCTGTAAGTGTAAAAGCGATCCTGTATTTTATCATCGTACATGAAAGACACCATCAAAGGATCATAAAGGAGCGTTATTTAAACGTTGAAAAATCGTGATGAATTACTGATTCCACGGGCATTCCGGATAAAAAAAATGATACTTTTGTGCGGCAAAATTGTGCTTAAACGCCTAAATTCATCACTATGAATATTCATGAATACCAGGGAAAATCGATCCTAAAATCATTTGGAGTCGGAATACAGGAAGGAATTGTAGCAGAAACACCTGAACAGGCAGTTGAAGCTGCCAAAGAACTAAACAAAACTACTGGTACTTCCTGGTGGGTAGTGAAAGCACAAATACATGCAGGTGGCAGGGGTAAAGGCGGCGGAGTAAAGCTTGCAAAGTCGCTGGATGAAGTAAAAGAGAAGGCCAGTGCAATTATTGGAATGAATCTGGTAACTCCTCAAACCGGGCCTCAGGGTAAAAAGGTAAGTAAGGTGCTCATCGCACAGGATGTATATTATCCGGGCGCCTCTCCAACAAAAGAATTTTATATCAGCGTTCTTCTTGACAGACAGAAAGGAAGAAATATCATCATGTATTCTACCGAGGGAGGTATGGATATTGAAGAAGTGGCTGCCAAAACTCCTCATTTAATTTTTAAGGAAGAAATCGATCCTAAGGTAGGAATGCAGGGATTTCAGGCAAGAAAAATTGCTTTTAACCTGGGATTGAGTGGAGAAGCATTCAAACAAATGACAAAGTTTGTCGCTTCCTTATACAAAGCTTACGATACCATTGATGCTTCTTTGTTTGAGATCAATCCGGTTTTGAAAACATCCGATGATAAAATTATCGCGGTGGATTCAAAAGTCGGTTTTGATGAAAACGCTTTGTTCCGTCATCCTGATTATGCGGCGATGCGTGATATCGCGGAAGAAGATCCAACGGAGGTAGAAGCAGGTGAACACAACCTGAACTATGTGAAACTGGATGGTAACGTCGGTTGTATGGTGAATGGTGCCGGACTTGCGATGGCAACAATGGATATTATCAAACTTGCAGGTGGTGAACCGGCGAACTTTTTGGATGTAGGTGGAACTGCAAATGCAGCCCGTGTAGAGCAGGCTTTCCGGATTATCCTCAAAGATCCGAATGTGAAAGCCATTCTCGTGAATATCTTCGGAGGAATTGTTCGTTGTGATCGCGTTGCTCAGGGAATTGTAGACGCCTATAAAAATATCGGCGCCATTCCGGTTCCGATTATTGTCCGTCTTCAGGGAACTAACGCTGAGGAAGCGAAAAAGATTATTGATGAATCAGGACTTAAAGTATTTTCAGCGATTCAGTTGAAAGAAGCTGCTGATCTGGTGAATGAAGTTCTGAAAAAGTAAACCAAATATCATGAAAGCATTATCCAACGAGGAAGCCTTCCTGGCTGTCCCTGAACCATCTTTGTGTGATTACAAGTCGTCAAAATTTGTCATCCAGCAGGTTCCTTATGAACATACTTCATCCTATCTGGAAGGAAGTGCGAATGGTCCGGGTGCTATCGTTTCAGCTTCTCATTTTGTTGAATTCTATGATGAAGAACTCGACACAGAAACCTATAAAAAATGCGGAATCGCGACACTTCCCGCAATTGATTTTCAGGGAAAAGTGGATGTCGATGCAGTCGGCCTCATTGAAACTGAGACAAGAAAGTTGATTGAAGATGGAAAGTATGTTGTTTCATTGGGCGCGGAACACACAGTTACTTTAGGTTTTGTAAAAGCCCACGCTGCTAAATACAAAGACATCACAGTGGTTCAAATCGACGCGCATTCTGATTTGAGATCCGCATACCATGATAATCCATATTCACATGCATCAGTCATGGCCAGGATTCATGATTTGAATATCCCGCTTGTTCAGATTGGAATCCGTGCACAGTGTAAAGAAGAAGCTGATCTGATCAAGTCGGCTAAGAATATTCATACTTTCTACGCACATCACATTCGTAAAAACGCGAACTGGATTTCCGATGCTGTTTCAAAGATGAGTGATAATGTTTACCTCACTATTGATGCCGATGGTTTTGATCCTTCAATTATGCCAGCTGTAGGAACTGCAGAACCGAATGGTTTGTTCTGGGTAGAAACTCTGGATTTTCTCAGAAAAGTTTTTAATGAAAAGAATGTTATAGGATTTGATGTTGTTGAATGCGCCCCGATGGAAGGAACTATTTTGTCGGAATACACTCTTGCAAAATTGGTTTATCGGCTCATCGGTTATCAGGTAGCTAAACTCAATCCCTGAATTACTCTTTCTGAACCGGGGAATATTACTGTCTTTTCTTTTCTGATTTTACTGTGGATATTTTGAGTTTTTTCATGATTTTCCCTTTATAAATTGTGCCTATCTTTACGTAAAGACATTGCAAACGATGATCAAGAAAATTCTGGTTGCCAACAGGGGAGAAATCGCGATTCGTGTGATGCGATCCGCGCGTGAAATGGGGATTAAAACCGTTGCTGTTTATTCTGACGCGGATCGAAATGCACTGCATGTTCGTTATGCAGATGAAGCCATTCACATTGGTGCGTCACCCTCCAGCCAGAGTTACCTGGTGATGGACAGAATTCTGGATGCCGCCAAAAAAACAGGAGCTGATGCCATTCATCCCGGCTATGGATTTCTTTCTGAGAACGCTGATTTTGCGGATCGTGTGAAAGCTGCCGGATTGATTTTTATCGGGCCTGATGGAAATTCCATGCGGATGATGGGCAGCAAACTTGCAGCGAAAGCCACAGCTGAAAAACACAAAATTCCACTCGTGCCCGGAACGGCAAAAGCAATAGATGATCTGGAAGAAGCAAAAGCCATCGCCGTAAAAATCGGTTTCCCGATTTTGATCAAAGCTTCTGCCGGTGGCGGCGGTAAAGGGATGCGCGTTGTAAACAAACAGGAAGAGTTCGAAGAGCAAATGAAGCTCGCGGTGAGTGAAGCAATTTCTTCTTTTGGTGATGGCGCCGTATTTATTGAACGTTACGTTGGCTCTCCACGACATATAGAAATTCAGGTTCTGGGTGATTTGCATGGAAACGTAGTGCATTTGTTTGAACGTGAATGCAGCATTCAGCGCCGTCATCAAAAGGTTGTTGAAGAAGCCCCTTCTTCTGTGCTTACGCCGGAATTAAGGGAAGAAATGGGCAAATGCGCTGTGCTGGTTGCCAAAGCATGTAATTATGCCGGAGCAGGTACTGTTGAGTTTTTGCTGGATGAAAATCTGAATTTTTATTTTCTGGAAATGAATACCCGTTTACAGGTTGAGCACCCTGTGACAGAAAATATTACCGGTCTTGATCTCGTAAAAGAGCAAATCAGGATTGCGAATGGGGAGAAATTATCTTTCCGGCAGGAGGATTTGAAAATGAAAGGACACTCCATTGAAATCAGGGTCTGCGCTGAAGATCCTGCGAATAATTTCCTTCCTGACATTGGAACTCTTGAATCCTATGTTATCCCGCAAGGTCCGGGTGTGCGTGTGGATGATGCCTATGCTGAAGGAATGGAAATTCCAATCTATTACGATCCTTTGATTGCTAAATTAATTGTTTTCGGAAAAGACAGGAAAGAAGCCATTGAACGGATGATCCGTGCGATCGATGATTATCGCATTACAGGAGTCAATACCACACTCGGATTTTGCCGCTTCGTGATGGGACATGAGGCTTTTGTGAGCGGGAAATTTGATACGCATTTTGTAAAAAATCATTTCAAACCGGAGTACCTTCTTTCGAATAATAAAGAGGAAATGGAATTGGCCGCAATTCTCGCAGTAAGAATGCTTCGTCAACGTAGTGTTCCATTGAAAAATTTCAGCCAGTCGGAAACAACTTCAAGCTGGAAAGCGAATCGTTTGAAATAATTTTGCCTGAAAAATGAACCATTATGAAGTTTTTTTCTGTTTTTGATTTTTCGGCATAGCAATTGAAGGGAAACCGTCCATGAAACGAAATCGTTTTTATTATGTTCTTGGGTGTTTTATCCTTATCACACAATTTGCTTTTTCTCAGGATCCCCAAAAGGATGAAAAGTCAGGTGGTTATCGACTTCCTTACATCCTGGAGGGTGAAGACACCATACCGGTAGTCAATCTCCCAACTGTAAATATTGTTGATGTCAACAATCCTGAATATTTAAAAAACCTTCAGGCATATTACCGCCTGCGTTTTAATGTAATCAAAGTTTATCCTTATGCGAGACTGGCAGCCGTAAAATTGAATGAAATGGAATTGAGAATGGCATCCATGAATTCAGACAGAGAGAAGAAGAAGTATCGTAAAGCTGTCGAAGATCAGGTTAGAAAAGATTTTGAAGAGCAAATCAAAAAGCTCAGCATTAACCAGGGGAATGTGCTGATTAAACTGATTGACAGGGAAACCGGACAAACCTCTTATACGCTCATCAAACAATTGAAAGGATCCTTGAACGCATTTTTTGCGCAAGGTCTTGCAAAATTATTCGGTCACGATCTGAAAGACGAATATGATCCGGAGGGTGAAGACAAGACCATAGAAATGATCGTCAAGCAGATTGAGTACGGACAGATAACTTTTTAAGAGGAATTTATTTTCTGAATCTTTCAGCGACTAACAACTCTTTGTTACCGGCAGTATATTCATAGAAACCATTTCCTGATTTCACTCCTAAATGTCCTGCCGTGACCATGTTGACAAGAAGCGGACAAGGAGCATATTTTGGATTACCAAACCCGGAATGAAGAACATTCAGAATACTTAAACAGACATCAAGCCCGATGAAGTCAGCCAGTTGAAGTGGTCCCATAGGATGTGCCATTCCCAATTTCATGACAGTATCTATTTCTGAAACACCTGCGACGCCTTCATAAAGCGAATAGATCGCTTCATTGATCATTGGCATGAGAATCCTGTTCGCGATGAATCCAGGATAATCATTCACTTCAACAGGTACTTTTTCCAGATTTTTAGAGATTTCAAAAATATGTTGGGTGACCGAATCTGAAGTAGAGTATCCTCTGATAATTTCTACAAGTTTCATCACAGGAACCGGATTCATAAAGTGCATCCCGATAACCTGTGCAGG of the Bacteroidota bacterium genome contains:
- the sucC gene encoding ADP-forming succinate--CoA ligase subunit beta, which encodes MNIHEYQGKSILKSFGVGIQEGIVAETPEQAVEAAKELNKTTGTSWWVVKAQIHAGGRGKGGGVKLAKSLDEVKEKASAIIGMNLVTPQTGPQGKKVSKVLIAQDVYYPGASPTKEFYISVLLDRQKGRNIIMYSTEGGMDIEEVAAKTPHLIFKEEIDPKVGMQGFQARKIAFNLGLSGEAFKQMTKFVASLYKAYDTIDASLFEINPVLKTSDDKIIAVDSKVGFDENALFRHPDYAAMRDIAEEDPTEVEAGEHNLNYVKLDGNVGCMVNGAGLAMATMDIIKLAGGEPANFLDVGGTANAARVEQAFRIILKDPNVKAILVNIFGGIVRCDRVAQGIVDAYKNIGAIPVPIIVRLQGTNAEEAKKIIDESGLKVFSAIQLKEAADLVNEVLKK
- the speB gene encoding agmatinase translates to MKALSNEEAFLAVPEPSLCDYKSSKFVIQQVPYEHTSSYLEGSANGPGAIVSASHFVEFYDEELDTETYKKCGIATLPAIDFQGKVDVDAVGLIETETRKLIEDGKYVVSLGAEHTVTLGFVKAHAAKYKDITVVQIDAHSDLRSAYHDNPYSHASVMARIHDLNIPLVQIGIRAQCKEEADLIKSAKNIHTFYAHHIRKNANWISDAVSKMSDNVYLTIDADGFDPSIMPAVGTAEPNGLFWVETLDFLRKVFNEKNVIGFDVVECAPMEGTILSEYTLAKLVYRLIGYQVAKLNP
- the accC gene encoding acetyl-CoA carboxylase biotin carboxylase subunit, translated to MIKKILVANRGEIAIRVMRSAREMGIKTVAVYSDADRNALHVRYADEAIHIGASPSSQSYLVMDRILDAAKKTGADAIHPGYGFLSENADFADRVKAAGLIFIGPDGNSMRMMGSKLAAKATAEKHKIPLVPGTAKAIDDLEEAKAIAVKIGFPILIKASAGGGGKGMRVVNKQEEFEEQMKLAVSEAISSFGDGAVFIERYVGSPRHIEIQVLGDLHGNVVHLFERECSIQRRHQKVVEEAPSSVLTPELREEMGKCAVLVAKACNYAGAGTVEFLLDENLNFYFLEMNTRLQVEHPVTENITGLDLVKEQIRIANGEKLSFRQEDLKMKGHSIEIRVCAEDPANNFLPDIGTLESYVIPQGPGVRVDDAYAEGMEIPIYYDPLIAKLIVFGKDRKEAIERMIRAIDDYRITGVNTTLGFCRFVMGHEAFVSGKFDTHFVKNHFKPEYLLSNNKEEMELAAILAVRMLRQRSVPLKNFSQSETTSSWKANRLK
- a CDS encoding DUF4294 domain-containing protein, encoding MKRNRFYYVLGCFILITQFAFSQDPQKDEKSGGYRLPYILEGEDTIPVVNLPTVNIVDVNNPEYLKNLQAYYRLRFNVIKVYPYARLAAVKLNEMELRMASMNSDREKKKYRKAVEDQVRKDFEEQIKKLSINQGNVLIKLIDRETGQTSYTLIKQLKGSLNAFFAQGLAKLFGHDLKDEYDPEGEDKTIEMIVKQIEYGQITF
- a CDS encoding 3-hydroxybutyryl-CoA dehydrogenase, with product MKKVAVIGAGTMGNGIAHVFAQYGFSVHLIDVSQDALTKAIATIGKNLDRMVAKEKITASEKESTLKNILTFTSLEQGVKGRDLVVEAATENIDLKCKIFRDLDNYCDAGTILASNTSSISITKIAAQTKRPAQVIGMHFMNPVPVMKLVEIIRGYSTSDSVTQHIFEISKNLEKVPVEVNDYPGFIANRILMPMINEAIYSLYEGVAGVSEIDTVMKLGMAHPMGPLQLADFIGLDVCLSILNVLHSGFGNPKYAPCPLLVNMVTAGHLGVKSGNGFYEYTAGNKELLVAERFRK